The following proteins are co-located in the Nocardia bhagyanarayanae genome:
- a CDS encoding ABC transporter ATP-binding protein — protein MATVTFERATRLYPGATKPAVDQLDLEIADGEFLVLVGPSGCGKSTSLRMLAGLEEVNGGRILIGANDVTHAEPKERDIAMVFQNYALYPHMTVAENMGFALKLAKVAKAEKDQRVLEAAKLLDLEPYLDRKPKALSGGQRQRVAMGRAIVRQPQVFLMDEPLSNLDAKLRVQTRTQIAQLQRRLGTTTVYVTHDQVEAMTMGDRVAVLKDGLLQQCATPRDLYRDPANAFVAGFMGSPAMNMFTLPVSDGAVALGGHALPVPRSVSDAAEGKLVVGIRPEHFELGSGLGKGGIEMEVDVVEELGSDAYIYGRTIAEGQINGAGETIVARADWRNPPAKGTRLKLSTSPEHTYFFSAADGRRLN, from the coding sequence GTGGCTACGGTGACCTTCGAGCGGGCTACCCGCCTCTATCCCGGCGCGACCAAACCCGCCGTCGACCAGCTGGATCTGGAGATCGCCGACGGCGAGTTCCTGGTGCTGGTCGGTCCGTCCGGTTGCGGGAAGTCGACCTCGCTGCGGATGCTCGCCGGGCTGGAGGAGGTGAACGGCGGGCGCATCCTGATCGGCGCGAACGACGTCACGCACGCGGAGCCGAAGGAACGCGACATCGCGATGGTGTTCCAGAACTACGCGCTCTACCCGCACATGACGGTGGCCGAGAACATGGGCTTCGCGCTCAAACTGGCCAAGGTCGCCAAGGCCGAGAAGGACCAGCGCGTGCTGGAGGCGGCCAAGCTGCTCGACCTCGAGCCGTACCTGGACCGCAAGCCGAAGGCGCTGTCCGGTGGTCAGCGCCAGCGCGTGGCGATGGGCCGGGCGATCGTGCGCCAGCCGCAGGTGTTCCTGATGGACGAGCCGCTGTCGAACCTGGACGCCAAGCTGCGCGTGCAGACCCGGACCCAGATCGCGCAGTTGCAGCGGCGGCTCGGCACCACGACGGTGTACGTCACCCACGACCAGGTCGAGGCGATGACCATGGGCGATCGGGTTGCGGTGCTCAAGGACGGCCTGCTCCAGCAGTGCGCGACCCCGCGCGACCTCTACCGGGACCCGGCCAACGCGTTCGTCGCCGGTTTCATGGGCTCGCCCGCGATGAACATGTTCACGCTTCCGGTGTCCGACGGCGCGGTGGCGCTGGGCGGGCACGCGCTGCCGGTGCCGCGTTCGGTGTCCGACGCCGCTGAAGGCAAGCTCGTGGTCGGTATCCGCCCCGAACACTTCGAGCTCGGCAGCGGACTCGGTAAAGGCGGCATCGAGATGGAAGTGGACGTGGTGGAGGAGCTCGGCTCCGACGCCTACATCTACGGCCGCACGATCGCCGAGGGTCAGATCAACGGCGCGGGGGAAACCATTGTGGCGCGGGCTGATTGGCGCAACCCGCCCGCGAAGGGCACCCGCCTGAAGCTGTCGACCTCGCCGGAGCACACGTACTTCTTCTCCGCCGCCGACGGGCGTCGCCTGAACTGA